One stretch of Candidatus Nitrosotenuis cloacae DNA includes these proteins:
- a CDS encoding SDR family NAD(P)-dependent oxidoreductase yields the protein MMKALVLGGSKGIGKAIADSLSSIGCDVVATSRKEIDTANLSSVKKFIKKHKQTDILILNTGGPPPKTFSEVTEKEWQKYHNQLFLGFCLLLQKLKVQDGGYVFVITSGVIKEPNPRLVISSAYRLAFTAVFKLASKELAARKVSCVNIAPGLINTDRVKDLGNASEMAKNIPMKRLGEPREIGDFIKSIVQNKIKYLSGVTIPFDGANSNFVV from the coding sequence ATGATGAAGGCACTTGTCCTTGGCGGATCTAAGGGAATTGGAAAGGCAATTGCAGACTCACTATCGTCCATTGGGTGTGATGTTGTGGCAACATCACGCAAAGAAATCGACACTGCAAATCTGAGCAGCGTCAAAAAATTCATCAAAAAACACAAGCAGACGGACATTTTGATTTTGAACACGGGTGGCCCACCACCAAAGACCTTTTCAGAAGTAACTGAGAAAGAGTGGCAAAAATATCACAACCAGCTTTTCCTGGGATTTTGTCTTTTGCTTCAAAAGCTAAAGGTGCAAGATGGTGGCTATGTCTTTGTGATTACATCTGGTGTTATCAAAGAGCCAAACCCAAGACTGGTCATTTCCAGTGCATATAGGCTGGCATTTACTGCAGTATTCAAGCTTGCAAGCAAGGAGCTTGCCGCAAGAAAGGTAAGCTGTGTGAATATAGCTCCAGGACTTATCAACACGGATAGAGTAAAGGATCTTGGCAATGCATCGGAGATGGCAAAAAACATTCCAATGAAAAGACTTGGCGAGCCGCGCGAGATTGGAGATTTCATCAAAAGTATAGTGCAAAACAAAATCAAGTATTTGTCTGGCGTGACCATTCCATTTGATGGCGCAAACTCTAATTTTGTAGTATGA
- a CDS encoding hemerythrin domain-containing protein: MSATDLLRQDHLKIKRLEKVIVKCYQQLYAGKNIPLSDIEKINFVIAEFLDSIHYSREEDSYFACVASYDSLRDEIRKFMIEHEFSRRIAKNINKHLQEWKDGKNSREPVARFLRTYSIYLDDHLKKEDEFFNKAEAEIISKEEEQAMYEQFQSVMAVSTKMQTILEQIDYLEKQDWFVS, translated from the coding sequence ATGAGCGCAACCGATCTTCTAAGACAGGATCATCTCAAAATAAAGAGACTGGAAAAAGTAATCGTAAAGTGCTACCAGCAACTCTACGCAGGAAAAAATATTCCCTTATCTGATATTGAGAAAATCAATTTCGTCATTGCCGAGTTTTTGGATTCTATTCATTATTCCAGAGAGGAGGACTCGTATTTTGCATGCGTTGCAAGCTATGACTCCCTCAGAGATGAAATTAGAAAATTTATGATAGAGCACGAGTTCTCAAGAAGAATTGCAAAAAACATCAACAAACACCTCCAAGAATGGAAGGACGGCAAGAACTCGCGCGAGCCAGTTGCCAGATTCCTCAGAACTTATTCAATATACTTGGATGATCACCTAAAAAAAGAGGACGAGTTTTTCAACAAGGCCGAAGCAGAGATCATATCAAAAGAAGAAGAGCAGGCAATGTATGAGCAGTTCCAATCGGTAATGGCAGTGTCTACTAAAATGCAGACCATCCTTGAGCAAATTGATTATTTAGAAAAACAAGACTGGTTTGTGTCGTAA
- the cysC gene encoding adenylyl-sulfate kinase: protein MAFVVWMTGLPCSGKTTIVRAMQKIVPNLAILDGDELREWLSPKDFSKEGRVEHNKKVAHLAKLLLKHNVPVGVSLVSPFIENRSDARKIVADDSRFFEVYVKCSLDECETRDVKGMYKKARANEIKQFTGISDPYEAPENPNFVVETDKETLDESVQKLLNFLKSKNVA from the coding sequence ATGGCATTTGTAGTATGGATGACAGGACTCCCCTGCTCTGGAAAAACAACCATTGTACGCGCAATGCAGAAAATTGTTCCAAATCTAGCCATACTAGATGGGGATGAGCTAAGAGAATGGTTATCACCAAAGGACTTTTCCAAGGAAGGCCGAGTAGAGCACAACAAAAAGGTCGCTCACCTAGCTAAACTATTGCTAAAACATAACGTTCCAGTCGGAGTATCACTGGTTTCCCCATTCATTGAGAATCGATCCGATGCAAGAAAAATAGTAGCAGATGATTCCAGGTTCTTTGAGGTTTATGTAAAATGCTCGCTGGATGAGTGCGAAACCAGAGACGTCAAAGGAATGTACAAAAAAGCGCGAGCAAACGAAATCAAACAATTCACCGGAATCTCAGACCCATACGAGGCACCAGAAAACCCAAACTTTGTGGTAGAAACCGACAAGGAAACACTGGACGAATCAGTGCAAAAACTGCTCAATTTCCTAAAATCAAAAAACGTAGCCTAA
- a CDS encoding 3'(2'),5'-bisphosphate nucleotidase CysQ family protein, whose product MSENLPFSNPLSEAFAALDAAKKASLAVMEVYNEEFTSQLKEDDSPITKADLQSNEIIKRALSSSGLHVLSEEDADDMARLHQEKIWIIDPLDGTSDFVNRTGEFTIMIALVQNKIPIIGAISRPTTNTIFLAQKGAGAYKLENNKWSRLQVSQTKDITQCKAVGSRFHLTEQEKDFFKKLGVASFESRGSSLKVAEICQGMADLYLTTSNKIKQWDTCASHCLITESGGKITDTMGKEVLYNTEKVNHENGLVVTNGLVHEEIIRRFCS is encoded by the coding sequence ATGTCTGAAAATCTACCATTCTCAAACCCACTCAGCGAAGCCTTTGCTGCGCTGGATGCTGCAAAAAAGGCAAGCCTGGCCGTAATGGAGGTGTATAATGAGGAATTTACATCTCAGCTAAAGGAAGATGATTCTCCAATAACAAAGGCGGACCTACAAAGCAACGAGATCATAAAGAGGGCATTATCATCGTCTGGATTACATGTATTATCGGAGGAAGACGCAGACGACATGGCAAGGCTACACCAGGAAAAGATCTGGATTATTGACCCGCTTGATGGCACAAGCGATTTTGTAAACAGAACTGGTGAATTTACAATAATGATAGCTCTAGTCCAAAACAAGATTCCAATAATTGGTGCAATTAGTCGACCAACAACAAATACAATATTTTTGGCGCAAAAAGGGGCCGGAGCATACAAGCTTGAAAACAACAAATGGTCAAGACTACAGGTAAGTCAGACAAAAGACATTACCCAATGCAAGGCAGTTGGCAGCAGATTCCACCTAACAGAGCAGGAAAAGGATTTTTTCAAAAAACTTGGCGTTGCAAGCTTTGAGAGCCGGGGCAGCTCACTAAAAGTAGCAGAGATTTGCCAAGGCATGGCAGACCTATACCTCACCACATCAAACAAAATAAAACAATGGGATACGTGCGCCTCTCACTGTCTGATAACAGAGTCTGGTGGAAAGATCACAGATACCATGGGAAAAGAGGTCCTATACAACACAGAAAAGGTAAACCATGAAAACGGCCTAGTTGTGACAAACGGGCTGGTCCATGAGGAAATTATACGAAGATTTTGTAGTTAG
- a CDS encoding SDR family NAD(P)-dependent oxidoreductase: MKLSGKIALITGGSRGIGKAIAKEFAANGASIVISGKDKTNLEKATLELDAFGVLADIRKESDVQSLINKTIERFGRLDILVNNAGVFPKIKLLHEISDSEWRDVLDVNLNGAFYATKYSIPHLQKNGGAIINIASSAGIKAYENFNADAYSASKAALVLLTKCWALEYAKSKIRVNCICPGVVETGMTSEFLSTPATRDMMNFAYPIGRFGTVNDVAKAALYFASEEDASWVTGAILPLDGGESIK; encoded by the coding sequence ATGAAGCTTTCAGGAAAGATTGCACTGATCACTGGTGGAAGCCGAGGAATTGGAAAGGCAATCGCAAAAGAGTTTGCAGCTAATGGCGCAAGCATTGTGATTTCCGGCAAGGACAAGACGAATCTGGAAAAGGCCACATTAGAGCTTGACGCATTTGGAGTTTTGGCAGATATTAGAAAAGAGTCTGATGTTCAGAGTCTCATAAACAAGACAATTGAAAGATTTGGCAGGCTGGACATTTTGGTGAATAATGCAGGAGTATTTCCCAAGATCAAGCTGCTCCATGAGATTTCTGATTCGGAATGGAGGGATGTATTGGATGTAAACCTCAATGGCGCATTTTATGCTACAAAATATTCCATACCACATTTGCAAAAAAACGGCGGTGCAATAATCAATATCGCATCATCTGCTGGAATCAAGGCATACGAGAATTTTAATGCGGATGCATATTCTGCATCAAAGGCAGCCTTGGTTTTGCTAACAAAGTGTTGGGCTTTGGAATATGCGAAAAGCAAGATTCGCGTCAACTGTATTTGTCCTGGCGTCGTCGAAACCGGCATGACATCCGAGTTTTTATCAACGCCGGCAACTAGAGACATGATGAATTTTGCCTATCCAATAGGCAGGTTTGGAACCGTAAATGATGTTGCAAAGGCTGCCCTTTATTTTGCATCAGAGGAAGATGCATCCTGGGTTACTGGCGCCATTTTGCCACTTGATGGCGGCGAATCCATAAAATAA
- a CDS encoding transcription initiation factor IIB: protein MTQTARNSDRCPRCAKGAMLTDGSTGEMFCNTCGFVATERVEEEGPEWRSFSKEEGENRTRTGTPTSLAMHDMGLATIIGQADKDASGKPLTSSMKSTIERLRTWDSRSQVHEPVDRNFRQAFSELDRLKDKLALSDAVIEKTAYIYRKALDKGLVRGRSIPGLVAAALYAACRNTETPRTLTDVANGINIKRKDVARCYRLLLRELDLKMPVVDPIKGVARIASIADLSEKTKRKALEFLKEASRIEVSAGKDPMGLAAAALYLACVMLGENKTQKDIAQAAGVTEVTIRNRYKGLKEALKL, encoded by the coding sequence ATGACACAAACAGCACGAAATAGCGACCGTTGCCCTCGTTGCGCAAAAGGCGCAATGCTAACAGATGGTAGCACAGGCGAGATGTTTTGTAACACGTGCGGATTTGTAGCAACCGAGCGAGTAGAGGAAGAAGGTCCAGAGTGGCGTTCCTTTTCAAAAGAAGAAGGAGAAAACCGCACTCGAACCGGTACACCAACTTCACTTGCAATGCACGACATGGGTCTTGCAACAATTATCGGCCAAGCTGACAAAGACGCATCTGGAAAACCATTGACATCTTCAATGAAGAGCACCATCGAGAGACTAAGAACTTGGGACTCGCGAAGTCAAGTCCACGAACCAGTGGATAGAAACTTTAGACAGGCGTTTTCGGAACTTGACAGACTCAAGGACAAGCTGGCACTTTCTGATGCAGTCATAGAAAAGACTGCATACATCTACAGAAAGGCACTAGACAAAGGGCTTGTCAGAGGACGCTCAATTCCGGGACTAGTTGCAGCTGCTTTGTATGCAGCATGCAGAAATACAGAGACCCCAAGGACTCTGACCGATGTGGCAAATGGAATCAACATAAAACGAAAAGACGTAGCTAGATGCTATCGATTGCTCCTGCGAGAACTGGACCTAAAGATGCCAGTAGTCGATCCAATCAAGGGAGTCGCAAGAATTGCAAGCATTGCTGACTTGTCTGAAAAGACAAAGAGAAAAGCACTTGAATTCCTAAAGGAGGCTAGCCGAATTGAAGTGTCTGCTGGAAAGGATCCAATGGGACTTGCAGCAGCTGCTTTGTACTTGGCTTGCGTGATGCTTGGCGAGAACAAAACCCAAAAAGACATTGCCCAGGCAGCAGGCGTAACTGAGGTTACCATCCGAAATAGGTACAAGGGTCTCAAAGAAGCATTAAAGCTCTAA